One Streptomyces dangxiongensis genomic window, GCGGAGGGCCGCTCGGCCGCCCGCGGCGTCGACCGCCACCTGACCGGGGCCAGTGACCTGCCGGCCCCGATCCGCCCGACGGACCGCGCCCTGGCGGTCTGACGGCGGCCACGAAGACGTCCCGTACAAAGGCGTACGGAACACTGACGGCGCCTGCCCGCCTGTCCCCGACCGGACGACTGGGCAGGCGCCGTTGCACGTCCGGGCGGTGTCGATGCGGGGCGGCCGGCCACGGCGCACGACCTACGTGTCGCACTCCAGCACCGTCCGGCACAACCCGCACCGCGCCCGTACCCGCCCCCGGACCGGCAGCCTGATCCGCTGGTGGCAGGTCGGGCAGGGAAAGGTCACCTGGAGGTGACCGAGGCCGTCGGGGGCGAAGGCGTACGAGGCGGCCGGGGGCACGTCCGGGGCGTGGCGGCGATCGTGGGCGTAGCGGCGGCGGCCCGCCCAGCCGGCCGCGGTGAGCGGCGGCTGCTGCTCGTCGCGGCGGGCCCGGGCCATTCCCCTGACGTAGGCGGTGTGGGCCTGCGGACTGGTGAACCACACGGACGGGTCCTCGTGGAAGAACAGGGCCCGCTTGGCCAGGACGTAACCGAACTCCTCCGGGGTGAGATAGCCGAGCTTCTGGGAGGAGACGCCGTCCTCCCGGTAGGCGTCCAGCAGCAGCCAGCCCGCGCCCAGGTAGGCCGTCACGGTGTCCGTCAGTATCTCGTTCTCGGCCGTGGTGGGGAACGAGAGGTCCAGGCGGTGCAGGTAGACGTGGGCCACCTCGTGGGCGAGCGCGGCGCCGATGTCCCGGCGATGGGCACGGAACCGGTCGTTCAGCTCGACGAAGTACTCCGGGCCCGAGGTCAGTTCCACGTTGGCCGCATGGGTCATCTCCCGGAAGCCGACGATCAGCCGCGCGTCCGGCAGCCGGAAGTGCCGCACGATCTCGCGGGCCACGCGCTGGGCGCCCAGATGCAGGTCGTCGGTGTCGCAGAAGGCGACGTCGGCGGGGGTCACGCTGGCCGAGAACGTCTCCACGGTGCCGTGGGACAGCCGCCGGTACAGCGCGGTGACCGCGGCCCGGACCGTCTCCAGATGCGGGTAGCCGTGCTCGACCGGTCCGCCGTTCGCCACGTCCTTACCCCCTTCAGACGCCGGAACTCCCCTCCACTGTAGGCGGATCCCGGCCCCGGGGATCCGCCCGGCGATCCGGTCCCCGGACACCTCGTGGGGGCCGGCCGCTCCAGCACATAGGGTTGGCGTCCATGACGACCAGCAATTCCCGCACGGGTGCCGTGGACCCCGAGGTCCGCCATGAACTGGAGCGGCTGCGCGACAGCATCGACAACATCGACGCGGCCGTCGTCCACATGCTCGCCGAGCGTTTCAAGGCCACCCAGCAGGTCGGCAGGCTCAAGGCGGTGCACCAGTTGCCGCCCGCCGACCCGGCCCGCGAGGCCCGGCAGATCGATCGGCTGCGTCGCCTCGCCGAGAACGCCAAGCTCGACCCGGCGTTCGCCGAGAAGTTCCTGAACTTCATCATCGCCGAGGTGATCCGGCACCACGAGCGGATCGCCGAGGACACCCACAGCGGGGACGCGGCGGACGCCGTCTGACCGGCGGACCGGCCGCCCGACCGGCGGGGGGACCGGGCGGCGGACCGGCCAGGGGCGCACAAAGGACATAAGCCGTGTACCGATCCGCCCCTGTGCGCTGTCGGCCCCATCAGGCAGCATGGCCTGCATGTCCGTACTCACGCGCGACGAAGCGCAGCTCCGAGCACAGTTCCTCGACGTCCACCGCTACACGATCGAACTGGACCTCACCACCGGGGACGAGACCTTCGGCTCCCGGACCGCGATCCGGTTCACCGCCCGGTCCGACGGGGAGACGTTCGTCGAGCTGAAGCCCGCCGAACTGCGCGGCGTCACCCTGGACGGACGGCCGCTCGACCCGGAGTCGCTGCACGAGGGACGGCTCCCGCTGCGCAACCTCACCGCCGGCGAGCACGAGCTGCGCGTCGACGCGGTCATGCGCTACTCCCGCACCGGCGAGGGCATGCACCGCTTCACCGATCCGAGTGACGGCGAGACGTACGTCTACACGCAGATCTTCATGGACGACGTCCAGCGGGTCTTCGCCGTCTTCGACCAGCCCGACCTGAAGGCCGTCTTCGAGATCTCCGTCCGGGCGCCGGAGGGCTGGAGCGTCCTCGCCAACGGCGTCACCGAGCAGCGCGGCGACGGCCTCTGGCAGGCCGCGCCCACCCCGCTGATCTCCACCTACCTCGCCGCCGTGGCCGCCGGTCCCTGGCACTCGCTGCGCACCGAGCACCGCGGACTGCCCTTCGGCATCCACTGCCGCCGCTCGCTCGCGCCCCACCTGGACGCCGACGCCGACGAGATCTTCGACGTCACGCGCGCGTGCTTCGACCGCTACCACGAGAAGTTCGAGGAGCCCTACCCCTTCGACTCCTACGACCAGGCGTTCGTCCCCGAGTTCAACGCCGGCGCCATGGAGAACCCGGGCCTGGTCACCTTCCGCGACGACTTCGTCTACCGCTCCGCCGTCACCGACACCGAGCGGCAGACCCGCGCCATGGTCATCGCGCACGAGATGGCCCACATGTGGTTCGGCGACCTCGTGACCCTCAAGTGGTGGGACGACATCTGGCTGAACGAGTCCTTCGCCGAGTACATGGGCTACCAGACCACCGCCGAGGCCACCCGGTTCACCGACCCCTGGACCGAGTTCGGCGTCACCCGCAAGTCCTGGGGCTACGACGCCGACCAGCGGCCCACCACCCACCCGGTCGCCCCCGAGAACGTCGACGACACGGCCTCCGCGCTGCTCAACTTCGACGGCATCTCCTACGCCAAGGGCGCCTCCGCGCTGCGTCAGCTAGCCGTCTGGCTCGGCGAGAAGGACTTCCTCGCCGGCATCAACACCCACTTCGCCCGGCACAGGTTCGGCAACGCCACCCTCGCCGACTTCATCGACTCCCTCGCCTCGGCCACCGACCGCGACGTCCACGCCTGGGCCGATAGCTGGCTGCGCACCGTCGGCGTCGACACCCTCGTGCCCGGCGTCACGGCCGACAACGGCACCTGGCACCTCGACGTCCGGCACCTGGGCAGCGCCGGCGTCCTCTCCGAAACCGCGACCGCCGGGGACGGCGGCAGCAGCCCGCACCGCGTCACCCTCGGCGTCTACGACCGCGACCTGCACGACGAGCGCGGGCTGACCCTGCGCGAGCGCGTGGAAGCCGACCTCCCCGCCGGCGGCGGCCTCGGCCTGCGCATCGCCGGCCCGCGACCCGCGTTCGTCCTCCTCAACGACGGCGACCTCACCTACGCCAAGATCCGCTTCGACGCCGCGTCCGCCGAGACGGTGCGCACCCACCTGTCCGGCCTGCCCGAACCGCTCACCCGCGCGGTCGTGTGGAACGCCCTGCGGGACGCCGTCCGGGACGGCGAGCTGCCGGCCGCCGCCTATCTGGAGACGGCCCGCGCCCATCTCCCGTACGAGACCGACCTGGCCGTCGCCCAGGGCGTCCTCGCCTTCGCCTCCGGCCAGATCGCCGACCAGTACCTGGCGCCCGAGGACCGCCCGGCCGCCCTGGCCACCCTCACCTCCCTCTGCCGCGACCTGCTGCGGCGCACCGAGGACGGCGACCACCCCGGGCTGCGGCTCATCGCCGTACGGCACCTGATCGGCGTGACCGCCCGCCCCGAGACCATCGCCGCCTGGCTCGCCGACGGCACGGTGCCCGGCGGCCCGGAACTCGACCCCGAGCTGCGCTGGCGCGTCCTTGTCCGGCTCGCCGTGCTCGGCGCCACCGACGAGGCCGCCATCGCCGCCGAGCTGGAGCGCGACCCGAGCGCCACCGGCCAGGAGGGCGCCGCCCGCTGCCGTGCGGCGCTGCCCGACCCCGGGGCCAAGCGCGCCGCCTGGGAGGCGATGTTCGCCGGCGACTCGCTGTCCAACTACCTCTTCACGGCCACCGCGCAGGGCTTCTGGCAGCCCGAACAGGCCGAGCTGGTCCGGGAGTACGTGCCGCGCTTCTACGAGGACGCGGTCGCCGTCGCCGCCCGCCGCGGCCCCGCCATCGGGGTCGCCGCCGGCCGCTGGTGCTTCCCGGCCCACGCCGTCGACGCCGGGAACCTCCGTCTCGGCGAGGCCTGTCTGCGCGACGCCGACCTCACCCCGGCCCTGCGCCGCACCCTCGCCGACCGCCTGGACGACCTGTCCCGCGCCCTCCGGGCGCGCGACGGGCGGCCGGCACGGGAGACCGGCCGGGCCGCGGCACAGGAGGCGCGGGTCCAGGCGTAGGCCCGAGGGTGCGGGGCGTTCGGACGTAGGCCCGACGACGTAGGGCGCGGCTGGTCCCTGGAGACGATGCGCCGGACCGGCCGCCGTCCCTAGGCTCGGGCGGTCAGAGATCAGTCCAGCCCCCGAAAGGCGGCATCGTGATCGTAGTGACCGGCGCGACCGGCAATGTCGGCCGTGCCCTCGTAGACCGTCTCCTTGCCGCGGGTCAGCCCGTCCGCGCGCTGACCCGCGACCCGGAGCGGGCCGAGCTGCCCGCGCGGGCGGAGGTGGTGCCGTTCCGGCCGGAGGAGCCCGACGCCCTGTTCGCCGGGGCGACGAAGTTCTTCCTGTACGCGCAGGCCGGCACCGCCCCGCTGCTGGCGGCGGCCCGCGCCCAGGGGGTACGGCACGTCGTCCTGCTCTCCAGCGGCATCATCCAGGAGGGCGCCGACGAGACCCACCCCATCCACGTCATGCACGCCACCGCCGAGCGGCAGATCCGGGACAGCGGGCTCGCCGGGACGTTCCTGCGCCCCAACGCCTTCGCCACCAACGCGCTCCAGTGGGCGCCGCAGATCCGTGCCGGCGACACCGTCCGGGGCGTCTTCGCGGACGGGCTCTCCGCGCCCATCCACGAGGACGACATCGCGGCCGTCGCCGAGCGCGTCCTGCTCGACGACGGGCACGAGGGCGCCGCGTACCGGCTGACCGGGCCCGCGGCGACCAGCAACGCCGACCAGGTCGCGGCCATCGGCGCGGCACTCGGCAGGAAGCTGACGTTCGTGGAGACCGACCCGGCCGACGCGGGCCCGGAACTCTTCCCGCACGTGCCGCCGCAGATGCTCGAACGCCTGCTGCGGACCTTCGCCGAGACCGTCGGCACACCCCCGGAGATCACCGGCACGGTCGAGCAGCTCACCGGCGCCCCGGCCCGCCCCTTCGACCGGTGGGCCCGCGACCACGCCGGGGACTTCCGGGCGTAACCGGCAGGGCGCGCGACCGGTCCCCCCACGGGGCTCCCGGGACGGCAGTACACACTTTCGGGTTCCGTTCACCGGGCTTTCGGGACGCAGGGCACCCTTCCGGTACAAGCTGGAAGTCCACCCACAAGCCGGTAGCCCGCTGGACGTTCCCGTGCCCGCCAGGAGAGCCCATGAGCGCAGGACACTCCCCGCACCTGCCGCCGCTCGCCTCGGGGCCCGGCGGCACCGACGCCCTGCGCCCCCTGCTCACCACCGTGCTGGACGCGCTCGCGGCCGGCGCCGTCCGGCGCGGCGGACCGCTGCCCGCCGGCGGACCCGACGCCGTCGCAGCGCGCGTCGCCGACGCCCTCGGGGACGTCCTGCCGGACACCGGCGACCCGGACGCCCTGCGCACCCTCGTCCAGGCCCTCGCCGAGGGCGCCGCGGACCCCGCCGACCCGCTGTGCGCCGCCCATCTGCACTGCCCGCCGCTCGCCGTGGCCACCGCCGCCGACCTCGCGGCAAGCGCCCTCAACCCCTCCCTGGACTCCTGGGACCAGGCCCCGGCCGCCTCCGCCCTGGAAGCCGTCGTCGCCCGCGCCCTGGCCGGCGCGGCCGGCCTCGCCGACGCCCTCGTCACGACCGGCGGCACCGAGGCCAACCAGCTCGCCC contains:
- the pepN gene encoding aminopeptidase N, with amino-acid sequence MACMSVLTRDEAQLRAQFLDVHRYTIELDLTTGDETFGSRTAIRFTARSDGETFVELKPAELRGVTLDGRPLDPESLHEGRLPLRNLTAGEHELRVDAVMRYSRTGEGMHRFTDPSDGETYVYTQIFMDDVQRVFAVFDQPDLKAVFEISVRAPEGWSVLANGVTEQRGDGLWQAAPTPLISTYLAAVAAGPWHSLRTEHRGLPFGIHCRRSLAPHLDADADEIFDVTRACFDRYHEKFEEPYPFDSYDQAFVPEFNAGAMENPGLVTFRDDFVYRSAVTDTERQTRAMVIAHEMAHMWFGDLVTLKWWDDIWLNESFAEYMGYQTTAEATRFTDPWTEFGVTRKSWGYDADQRPTTHPVAPENVDDTASALLNFDGISYAKGASALRQLAVWLGEKDFLAGINTHFARHRFGNATLADFIDSLASATDRDVHAWADSWLRTVGVDTLVPGVTADNGTWHLDVRHLGSAGVLSETATAGDGGSSPHRVTLGVYDRDLHDERGLTLRERVEADLPAGGGLGLRIAGPRPAFVLLNDGDLTYAKIRFDAASAETVRTHLSGLPEPLTRAVVWNALRDAVRDGELPAAAYLETARAHLPYETDLAVAQGVLAFASGQIADQYLAPEDRPAALATLTSLCRDLLRRTEDGDHPGLRLIAVRHLIGVTARPETIAAWLADGTVPGGPELDPELRWRVLVRLAVLGATDEAAIAAELERDPSATGQEGAARCRAALPDPGAKRAAWEAMFAGDSLSNYLFTATAQGFWQPEQAELVREYVPRFYEDAVAVAARRGPAIGVAAGRWCFPAHAVDAGNLRLGEACLRDADLTPALRRTLADRLDDLSRALRARDGRPARETGRAAAQEARVQA
- a CDS encoding NAD(P)H-binding protein; translation: MIVVTGATGNVGRALVDRLLAAGQPVRALTRDPERAELPARAEVVPFRPEEPDALFAGATKFFLYAQAGTAPLLAAARAQGVRHVVLLSSGIIQEGADETHPIHVMHATAERQIRDSGLAGTFLRPNAFATNALQWAPQIRAGDTVRGVFADGLSAPIHEDDIAAVAERVLLDDGHEGAAYRLTGPAATSNADQVAAIGAALGRKLTFVETDPADAGPELFPHVPPQMLERLLRTFAETVGTPPEITGTVEQLTGAPARPFDRWARDHAGDFRA
- a CDS encoding chorismate mutase; this translates as MTTSNSRTGAVDPEVRHELERLRDSIDNIDAAVVHMLAERFKATQQVGRLKAVHQLPPADPAREARQIDRLRRLAENAKLDPAFAEKFLNFIIAEVIRHHERIAEDTHSGDAADAV